One region of Chlamydiales bacterium genomic DNA includes:
- a CDS encoding deoxyribodipyrimidine photo-lyase, whose translation MNLQPTILLFHKDLRLTDNLTLQAALNKEEPIIPLYIHSTEKEKYPAGSASKWWLHQSLYQLDAKLKQLGSRLILRKGDPFEILSEIISQTHAKNIYWSQGFEPCEIAKEKKLKEKLSTLDVNVKTFNSTLLFEPGRFKTKQGKPFQIFAFFWKALLQTKECNPPLAAPKQLPRVPTTILSDSLDSFNLEPSIDWTRGLKTMWQPGEEGGLIRLSHFIENYLEKYEKTRDRPDLEGVSHLSAYLHFGEISPRLVWHEVRKWMATQESAEALSSAETFLKELAWREFAYHLLYHFPHTIESPLDPAFNHFPWHDNASFFDAWTSGTTGYPIIDAGMRELWVTGWMHNRVRMIVASFLVKDLLIPWQKGSAWFWDTLVDADLANNSMNWQWVAGCGADAAPYFRIFNPVVQGEKFDPDGTYIRRWIPELAKLDNHYIHKPWKAPEIELKLADIVLGINYPLPIVEHDKARIQALKAFEKIKSSVA comes from the coding sequence ATGAATTTACAACCAACTATTCTACTATTTCACAAAGATTTGCGCTTAACAGATAACCTTACGCTACAAGCTGCCCTGAATAAAGAAGAGCCCATTATTCCTCTCTATATTCATAGTACTGAAAAAGAAAAGTACCCAGCAGGAAGCGCAAGTAAATGGTGGTTGCATCAATCTTTATATCAACTAGATGCAAAGCTAAAACAGCTAGGATCCAGACTTATTTTACGAAAAGGCGATCCTTTCGAGATTCTTTCTGAAATCATCTCTCAAACTCATGCAAAAAATATCTATTGGTCACAAGGCTTTGAGCCTTGCGAAATAGCAAAAGAAAAAAAACTCAAAGAAAAACTTTCCACTCTCGATGTAAATGTTAAAACATTTAATTCTACTCTTCTCTTTGAACCCGGGCGCTTTAAAACTAAACAAGGAAAACCCTTTCAAATCTTTGCTTTTTTCTGGAAAGCTCTTCTTCAAACAAAAGAGTGCAATCCCCCACTTGCAGCTCCAAAACAACTTCCAAGAGTTCCAACAACAATTTTGAGCGATTCTCTTGACTCCTTTAATTTAGAGCCTTCTATTGACTGGACAAGAGGATTAAAAACGATGTGGCAACCAGGAGAAGAGGGTGGTTTAATTCGCCTTTCTCACTTCATTGAAAACTACTTAGAAAAATATGAAAAAACAAGAGATAGGCCCGACCTAGAGGGCGTCTCACACCTCTCTGCCTATCTACACTTTGGAGAAATAAGCCCCAGACTCGTCTGGCATGAAGTTAGAAAATGGATGGCTACACAAGAAAGTGCTGAAGCTCTTTCAAGCGCAGAAACCTTCTTAAAAGAACTTGCCTGGAGAGAATTTGCCTATCATCTTCTTTATCACTTTCCACACACCATAGAGTCTCCCCTCGATCCCGCTTTTAATCATTTTCCCTGGCATGATAATGCCTCCTTTTTTGATGCATGGACTTCTGGAACAACAGGATATCCCATTATTGATGCAGGCATGAGAGAGTTGTGGGTAACTGGTTGGATGCATAATCGCGTACGCATGATTGTAGCTTCATTTCTTGTGAAAGATTTGCTTATTCCTTGGCAAAAAGGATCTGCTTGGTTTTGGGATACACTCGTTGATGCAGACCTTGCAAATAACAGCATGAATTGGCAGTGGGTTGCAGGATGCGGCGCAGATGCGGCTCCTTACTTTCGTATTTTTAATCCAGTTGTCCAAGGAGAAAAGTTTGATCCTGACGGTACATATATTCGTAGATGGATTCCAGAGCTTGCCAAATTGGATAACCACTATATCCACAAGCCGTGGAAGGCACCAGAAATCGAGCTAAAACTTGCCGATATCGTACTTGGCATCAACTATCCACTCCCCATTGTCGAACATGATAAGGCAAGAATTCAAGCCTTAAAAGCCTTTGAAAAAATAAAATCCTCAGTCGCATGA
- the gyrB gene encoding DNA topoisomerase (ATP-hydrolyzing) subunit B: MIKEYNASSITVLEGLQAVRERPGMYIGDTNINGLHQLVYEVVDNSIDEALAGHCSEIHVVLHKDHSVSVEDNGRGIPIQLHPSESAKKKRDVSALEVVMTVLHAGGKFDKETYKVSGGLHGVGVSCVNALSSRFVVQVFKEGSIYEMEFSRGDVVKQLSVVGDTPKRGTKVTFWPDNTLFSTVEYDYDLLAKRLRELAFLNRGICIYFRDERDALREDVVFCYEGGLISFVNYLNENKGALFKDPLYFRGVREGDDGPIEFEVAMQWNDGYNEMIYTYVNNISTRHGGSHLTGFSTALTRVLNTYIKSHNLLKSDKISITGEDMREGLTAVISVKVANPQFEGQTKQKLGNSDVGSIAQQIVGEELIIVLNENPVIAKSIFEKSLLAAQAREAAKKARELTLRKSALDSARLPGKLVDCSEKDPSLCEIYIVEGDSAGGSAKGGRDRRFQAILPIRGKILNVEKARLEKVLQNTEVGSMIAALGCGIGSGNFVLEKLRYHKIIIMTDADVDGSHIRTLLLTFFYRHMPALVENGFIYIAQPPLYKVTRKKVSRYINSEKEMDGYLLELGLSDIHLKSDMILFTKDELKAILETILEVESFILRIEKKGVPFQEFLDAKNSSGRLPQFQVNLLRGPVFAYFKDEVTHFAKENEELGREEHVKTLAAMPEEEVTEAMRIFTPKSVMCVELYEEDELEALHSKLKALGLDFTNYFRVDGKTFDIVDDHGTSHIVYTLKEIIDYVRINGRKGIEIQRYKGLGEMNADQLWETTMNPEKRTLLRVALPDAMAADHMFTMLMGEDVPPRRAFIEHFALSVKNLDI, from the coding sequence ATGATTAAAGAGTATAATGCAAGTTCGATCACCGTTCTTGAGGGGTTACAGGCAGTTCGAGAGCGCCCTGGTATGTATATTGGGGATACTAATATAAATGGGTTGCATCAACTAGTTTATGAAGTCGTTGACAATTCTATCGACGAAGCACTTGCGGGGCATTGTAGTGAAATTCATGTGGTATTACATAAAGATCATTCTGTGAGCGTTGAAGATAATGGGAGAGGTATTCCTATACAATTACACCCTTCTGAATCGGCTAAAAAGAAAAGGGACGTTTCTGCACTTGAAGTTGTTATGACGGTACTGCACGCAGGTGGAAAATTTGACAAGGAAACGTATAAGGTCTCTGGAGGTCTGCATGGGGTGGGTGTGTCTTGTGTTAATGCACTCTCTTCAAGGTTTGTGGTCCAAGTCTTTAAGGAAGGCTCTATCTATGAAATGGAATTCTCACGTGGTGATGTTGTTAAGCAGCTTTCTGTTGTAGGTGATACCCCTAAAAGGGGAACAAAGGTTACTTTTTGGCCAGACAATACTCTTTTTTCCACTGTTGAATATGATTATGACCTTCTTGCTAAGCGTCTTCGTGAGCTTGCTTTTTTAAATCGTGGTATTTGCATCTATTTTAGAGATGAGCGCGATGCACTCAGAGAAGACGTTGTTTTCTGTTATGAGGGCGGTCTTATCTCATTTGTAAATTATCTTAATGAAAATAAAGGTGCTCTTTTTAAAGATCCCCTTTATTTTAGAGGTGTAAGAGAGGGTGATGATGGCCCTATCGAATTTGAAGTAGCCATGCAATGGAATGATGGTTACAACGAAATGATCTATACTTACGTCAACAATATTTCCACTCGTCATGGAGGATCACACTTAACTGGCTTTTCAACTGCTCTAACACGTGTTTTGAATACTTATATTAAAAGCCATAACTTGCTCAAATCGGATAAAATTTCGATTACGGGCGAAGATATGAGAGAGGGCCTTACAGCTGTTATTTCTGTGAAAGTTGCCAATCCGCAGTTTGAAGGGCAGACAAAACAAAAACTTGGAAATAGCGATGTAGGCTCTATTGCACAGCAAATAGTAGGTGAAGAGCTAATAATTGTTTTGAATGAAAATCCCGTTATTGCAAAGTCTATTTTTGAAAAATCACTTCTTGCAGCGCAGGCAAGAGAAGCTGCAAAAAAGGCTCGTGAGTTAACACTTAGGAAATCGGCTCTAGATAGCGCAAGACTTCCTGGAAAGCTTGTAGACTGCTCAGAAAAGGATCCTTCTCTTTGTGAGATTTATATCGTAGAGGGAGACTCTGCGGGTGGTTCTGCTAAAGGAGGAAGAGATAGACGCTTTCAAGCAATTTTACCCATTCGCGGTAAAATCCTCAACGTAGAAAAGGCTCGTCTAGAAAAAGTACTGCAGAACACAGAGGTAGGTAGCATGATTGCAGCTCTTGGCTGTGGGATTGGCTCTGGTAACTTTGTTCTTGAAAAGCTTCGCTATCACAAAATTATTATCATGACGGATGCGGACGTAGACGGATCTCATATTCGCACCTTACTACTTACATTCTTTTATAGGCATATGCCAGCATTAGTAGAGAATGGTTTTATTTACATTGCTCAGCCTCCTCTTTACAAAGTAACACGCAAGAAGGTTAGTCGCTATATCAATAGCGAAAAAGAGATGGATGGCTATTTATTAGAACTTGGTCTTAGCGATATTCATTTGAAAAGTGATATGATCCTTTTTACAAAAGATGAGCTTAAAGCAATTTTGGAGACTATTTTAGAAGTAGAGAGTTTCATCTTACGTATCGAGAAAAAAGGTGTTCCTTTCCAGGAGTTTCTAGATGCTAAAAATAGTAGTGGTAGGTTACCTCAATTTCAGGTGAATTTACTTCGAGGACCTGTTTTTGCGTACTTTAAAGATGAAGTTACACACTTTGCAAAAGAGAATGAAGAACTTGGAAGAGAAGAGCATGTAAAAACACTTGCTGCTATGCCAGAAGAGGAAGTGACAGAGGCCATGCGCATTTTTACACCTAAGAGTGTAATGTGTGTGGAGCTTTATGAAGAAGATGAATTAGAAGCACTTCATAGCAAACTAAAGGCTCTTGGATTAGATTTTACAAATTACTTTAGAGTAGATGGCAAGACTTTTGATATTGTTGATGACCATGGAACATCTCATATTGTTTATACTCTTAAAGAAATTATCGATTATGTACGCATCAATGGCAGAAAAGGTATTGAGATTCAGCGCTACAAGGGTCTTGGTGAAATGAACGCGGATCAGCTTTGGGAGACTACCATGAATCCTGAAAAACGCACCCTTTTGCGCGTTGCCCTTCCAGATGCTATGGCAGCAGACCACATGTTTACCATGTTAATGGGAGAAGATGTGCCTCCAAGAAGAGCTTTCATCGAGCATTTTGCACTTTCTGTTAAAAACTTAGATATTTGA
- a CDS encoding aromatic amino acid transport family protein, whose product MQVHSSSNPYKKIVSGSLLVAGTAIGAGMLGIPMVTGNAGFIPATLITILVWAFMLTTGLLLLEVTLKMKPGSNILSITEKYFGKSGKIFAGIMFVFLYYCLIVAYIAGGSPLIESLLTNFNIHAIPTSLYYIFFTVVIAIVVYTGVKWIDRINIVLSLAMFTAYILMFVSGAHAISNDRLLDTALFGEMFFAVPILFGAFGYHNVVPSLCDYLRRDKKSLQLSLIIGTTLALLIYLVWQYLVIGSIDAKALTHAMKSGQTTISALQEATNRPSLYLFGRWFGMLALLTSLLGVSLSMCDFFADGFRHISVHLNRFWLCCITFIPPLVFTLFNPAVFTKALGIAGGIGESILNGLLPVALIWVSKYILQNQTKAHSFHKLLLCFLFILGIAVIGIEIYNLS is encoded by the coding sequence ATGCAAGTTCACTCTTCCTCTAATCCATATAAAAAAATAGTTAGCGGCTCTCTCTTAGTTGCTGGAACTGCCATAGGTGCAGGCATGCTTGGAATTCCTATGGTTACAGGTAATGCAGGCTTTATACCAGCAACACTCATCACAATTCTTGTATGGGCATTCATGCTTACAACTGGCTTACTTCTCTTAGAAGTTACACTAAAAATGAAGCCTGGATCTAATATCTTAAGTATCACCGAAAAATATTTTGGTAAGTCCGGCAAAATATTTGCAGGCATCATGTTTGTCTTTCTCTACTACTGCCTTATTGTAGCCTATATCGCAGGTGGCAGCCCTCTTATTGAAAGCTTACTTACTAACTTCAATATCCATGCTATCCCCACAAGCCTTTATTACATCTTTTTTACAGTCGTTATTGCAATTGTCGTTTACACAGGTGTCAAGTGGATTGATCGCATTAATATCGTTTTAAGTCTTGCTATGTTTACAGCTTACATATTGATGTTTGTTAGCGGTGCACACGCTATCTCCAATGATCGCCTACTAGATACAGCCCTCTTTGGAGAGATGTTTTTTGCTGTGCCCATTTTATTTGGCGCCTTTGGCTATCACAATGTTGTACCCTCACTTTGTGATTACTTAAGAAGAGATAAAAAGTCTCTGCAACTATCCCTTATCATAGGAACAACTCTTGCATTACTAATCTATCTTGTCTGGCAATACCTCGTCATAGGATCTATCGATGCAAAAGCTCTAACGCATGCTATGAAAAGCGGACAAACAACTATTTCTGCTCTACAGGAGGCCACTAATCGCCCTTCTCTCTATCTTTTTGGAAGATGGTTTGGCATGCTTGCACTTCTGACATCCCTTTTGGGTGTTAGCCTTTCTATGTGTGATTTCTTTGCCGATGGCTTCAGGCATATTTCTGTTCACCTCAACAGATTCTGGCTCTGCTGCATCACTTTTATACCTCCACTCGTTTTTACACTATTTAACCCAGCTGTTTTCACAAAAGCACTTGGCATTGCAGGAGGCATTGGAGAGTCTATACTCAACGGCCTTCTACCAGTTGCTCTCATCTGGGTAAGCAAATATATCCTTCAAAACCAAACAAAAGCACATAGCTTCCATAAGCTTTTACTCTGCTTTCTATTTATCCTAGGAATTGCAGTAATCGGCATAGAAATTTACAACCTATCCTAA
- the tmk gene encoding dTMP kinase: MKNKGMFITFEGCDGAGKSSILERIYKQLQKEGIPVVRTREPGGSLLGEKIRALLLHKNKDIAIGTRAELLLFLAARAQHVEELILPELDKGKVVLCDRFHDSTIAYQAFARGALQKAEVTQEVVENLCLFSSSSLQPNCTLLFDVDPKVGLQRSSNVVKKEASKGMLDRIEDESMEFHVAVRNAFLLLAKKNPERIVVINAEESFHTVYNHALAAVQRVLAV, from the coding sequence ATGAAGAATAAAGGAATGTTTATCACCTTTGAGGGGTGTGACGGTGCTGGTAAGTCTTCTATTTTGGAGCGCATCTATAAGCAACTGCAAAAGGAGGGTATTCCTGTTGTAAGGACAAGAGAGCCTGGCGGCTCTTTGCTTGGAGAAAAAATACGCGCTCTTTTGCTCCATAAAAATAAAGATATTGCTATTGGCACGCGCGCGGAATTATTACTCTTCTTAGCTGCAAGAGCTCAACATGTAGAGGAGTTAATCCTTCCAGAACTTGATAAGGGAAAGGTTGTGCTTTGTGATCGCTTTCACGATTCCACAATTGCTTATCAAGCATTTGCAAGAGGAGCTTTGCAAAAAGCAGAAGTGACACAAGAAGTTGTTGAAAATCTCTGCCTTTTTTCTTCGAGTTCCTTGCAGCCAAATTGTACGCTGCTTTTTGATGTCGATCCAAAAGTGGGGCTACAACGCTCTTCCAATGTAGTAAAAAAAGAGGCCTCAAAGGGCATGCTTGATCGCATAGAAGATGAGTCTATGGAATTTCATGTAGCTGTAAGAAACGCTTTTCTTTTGCTTGCTAAGAAGAATCCAGAGCGTATCGTTGTAATTAATGCAGAAGAGAGTTTTCATACGGTTTATAATCATGCACTTGCTGCTGTACAAAGAGTTTTAGCTGTATAA
- a CDS encoding type II toxin-antitoxin system HicB family antitoxin: MLKHKGYTGYVVYDDEARIFHGEVVGLRAVITFQGTTVEEIEHSFEDSINDYLDWCKKRGKEPEKAHSGKFNLRMPPELYIKIAAQAAQEGLSMNSYILKRLYVA; this comes from the coding sequence ATGTTAAAGCATAAAGGATATACAGGATATGTCGTCTATGACGATGAAGCGCGTATTTTTCATGGAGAAGTAGTTGGTCTCAGGGCTGTAATCACTTTTCAAGGCACTACTGTAGAAGAAATTGAACATTCTTTTGAAGATTCAATTAACGATTACCTCGATTGGTGTAAAAAGAGAGGCAAAGAACCAGAAAAAGCACATTCTGGAAAGTTTAATTTAAGAATGCCCCCTGAATTATATATAAAAATTGCAGCTCAGGCCGCACAAGAAGGTTTAAGTATGAATTCATATATTTTAAAGCGGTTATACGTAGCTTAA
- a CDS encoding TIGR01777 family oxidoreductase gives MKILVTGSTGLVGSNLIFYLTSNGHNILTLSRDKQAPLYWDIEKKIIPKESLEDLDAVIHLSGENIVKKRWTPLFKEKLWKSRVGSTDFLVSTLLSLKNPPRTFISASAIGIYGDRENEQLFEYSNPGTGFLADLCSAWENASKPLQQRNIRVIHMRFGAILSELGGMLHKMLPLYKLGLGSVIGNGKQYMSWIALEDVICSIEHVLLNSSLSGPVNCTSPFSITNYDFTKTLGFILKRPTFLKMPGFIARILFGEMAKALFLSSVNAYPKILIENHYSFRHPILKDFLKQKLSRD, from the coding sequence ATGAAAATTCTAGTTACCGGAAGTACAGGCCTTGTTGGCTCAAACCTCATATTCTATCTTACATCAAATGGGCACAACATACTTACACTAAGTAGAGACAAGCAAGCACCCCTTTATTGGGATATTGAAAAGAAAATCATTCCAAAAGAGAGTTTAGAGGATTTAGACGCAGTTATCCACTTGTCTGGAGAAAATATTGTAAAAAAACGCTGGACGCCTCTATTTAAAGAGAAACTTTGGAAAAGTAGAGTTGGCTCAACAGATTTTCTTGTCTCGACACTTCTCTCTTTAAAAAATCCACCTCGCACCTTTATTTCAGCTTCTGCAATTGGTATTTATGGGGATAGAGAGAATGAACAACTTTTTGAATACTCTAATCCAGGAACCGGATTTCTTGCAGACCTCTGCTCTGCCTGGGAAAATGCTAGTAAACCTCTGCAACAAAGAAATATACGTGTTATCCACATGCGCTTTGGCGCCATCTTAAGTGAATTGGGAGGTATGCTACATAAAATGCTTCCTCTATATAAACTAGGACTTGGAAGTGTTATTGGAAATGGCAAGCAATACATGAGCTGGATTGCGCTAGAAGATGTTATTTGCTCTATAGAGCATGTACTGCTCAACTCATCTCTTAGTGGCCCTGTTAACTGCACATCTCCTTTTTCTATTACTAACTATGATTTTACAAAAACGCTGGGCTTTATATTAAAGCGACCCACTTTTCTAAAAATGCCAGGCTTTATAGCACGCATTCTTTTTGGAGAGATGGCAAAAGCTCTTTTTCTTAGTAGCGTGAATGCTTATCCTAAAATTCTTATAGAAAATCACTACTCTTTTCGCCATCCTATTCTTAAAGATTTTTTAAAACAAAAGTTAAGTCGCGATTAA
- a CDS encoding type II toxin-antitoxin system HicA family toxin, translating into MNKKHERTLESIFAVPIQSSIKWKDIEALFVTLGAEIEEGRGSRVRILLNNEEAVFHRPHPHKETDKGAVVSVRRFLENTGVKPC; encoded by the coding sequence ATGAATAAAAAACATGAACGCACACTCGAATCCATATTTGCCGTGCCGATCCAGTCTAGTATCAAATGGAAAGACATAGAAGCTCTATTTGTTACTCTTGGAGCTGAAATTGAAGAAGGACGTGGCTCAAGAGTGCGAATATTATTAAATAATGAAGAAGCCGTATTTCACAGACCGCATCCTCATAAAGAAACAGACAAAGGAGCTGTCGTATCTGTACGAAGATTCTTGGAAAATACAGGAGTAAAGCCATGTTAA
- a CDS encoding DUF721 domain-containing protein, whose product MSRVPRNYDGSKPTSKTIKELLPSILEKLGTSFGDRGDMIITAWPTIIGDKLSAMTRAVSFQEGVLHVVVKNSTLYSVLSQHDKPKLLKALRDKFPKTNIKNIFFRIG is encoded by the coding sequence ATGTCAAGAGTTCCAAGAAACTATGATGGCTCTAAACCTACTTCTAAGACCATAAAAGAGTTGTTGCCATCTATTTTAGAAAAGCTTGGAACGAGCTTTGGAGATAGAGGAGACATGATCATTACAGCATGGCCTACAATTATTGGAGATAAGCTTTCAGCAATGACAAGAGCCGTTTCTTTTCAAGAAGGCGTATTGCATGTAGTAGTTAAAAATTCTACTTTGTACAGTGTTCTCTCGCAGCATGACAAGCCAAAGTTATTAAAAGCTTTGCGGGATAAATTTCCTAAAACAAACATAAAAAATATATTTTTTCGAATAGGCTAG
- the gyrA gene encoding DNA topoisomerase (ATP-hydrolyzing) subunit A, with protein MSYTKNETIVNRNVEDEVKESYLRYSLSVIISRALPDVRDGLKPSQRRILYAMHNLNLTPGAKHRKCAKICGDTSGDYHPHGEGVIYPTLVRMAQEWSMRYRLVDGQGNFGSIDGDQAAAMRYTEARLTHASIQLMEDLDKDTVDLVANYDETRNEPVVFPAKFPNLLCNGTSGIAVGMATNIPSHNLKELIDATLLILDDRDVSIEEIMKVMPGPDFATGGVICGYRGIKEAYHTGRGKLTVRGVLHVEETEAGDRQRIVVTELPYAVNKARLVERVADLVNSKEITSISDVRDESDKDGLRVVFELKRNEIPDVTINQLYKFTDLQVTFGCNMLALDKGLPRTMNIKQMIVAWIVHRIEVIRRRTRFELNKAEARAHILEGFLRAVQHLDSIVHLIRASANKDDAKQELIKRFTFSERQANAILELRLYQLTSLEQDKINNEYQDLLQKIAHYKAVLASEELVRGIIKEELLEIQKHHKSQRLTQIIPAEGEFQMEDLIADETVMITISQDDYIKRMPIDTFKEQRRGGSGIIGFDIKREDDALKDLYVATMHNHLLIFTTLGRCYWIKVWQIPETGRRSKGKPIISLLEDIKPEEKIAKILCVKSFDEEGYILMATRRGIIKKTEISAFSNPRRKGIYAITIDEGDEVIAARIAHPEEQIMLFTHDGMAVRFDEEEIRPMGRTARGVIGVRLKDEKDYIVACEVVKGTESILVVCEKGFGKRSSVEDFRHTKRGGVGVRSIITSERNGKVLGAISVSDADGIVMMSKLGQTIRINMKSLRVMGRNTQGVKLANLGAKDILFAVQKVEASQDDDSASIEFTEIPEVENLEEVSVDIEENLPEIPEEDEE; from the coding sequence ATGTCCTATACAAAAAATGAAACCATTGTTAATCGCAATGTGGAAGATGAAGTCAAAGAGAGCTATCTTCGCTATTCGTTGTCTGTCATCATTTCAAGAGCGCTTCCCGATGTGCGTGATGGTTTAAAGCCCTCTCAGCGCCGTATTTTATACGCGATGCATAACTTGAATTTGACTCCGGGTGCAAAGCATAGAAAATGTGCGAAGATCTGCGGTGACACATCTGGAGACTACCATCCACATGGTGAGGGTGTCATCTATCCAACGCTTGTGCGTATGGCGCAAGAGTGGAGTATGCGCTACAGGTTGGTAGATGGCCAGGGAAACTTTGGTTCCATTGATGGTGACCAAGCAGCTGCAATGCGTTATACAGAAGCAAGGCTTACACATGCATCTATCCAGCTTATGGAAGATTTGGATAAAGATACCGTAGATTTAGTTGCTAACTATGACGAGACAAGGAACGAGCCTGTTGTATTTCCAGCAAAATTTCCAAATCTTTTATGCAATGGAACTTCTGGTATTGCTGTTGGAATGGCAACAAATATCCCCTCGCATAATTTAAAGGAGCTTATTGATGCAACGCTTCTTATATTAGATGACAGAGACGTTTCTATAGAAGAGATCATGAAAGTAATGCCAGGCCCTGACTTTGCAACAGGCGGTGTTATCTGCGGATATCGGGGAATTAAAGAAGCTTACCACACAGGTAGAGGTAAACTTACTGTGAGGGGAGTTCTTCATGTTGAAGAAACAGAGGCAGGAGATAGGCAGCGCATTGTCGTAACAGAGCTTCCCTACGCTGTGAATAAGGCGCGTCTTGTTGAGCGCGTGGCTGATCTTGTAAATAGTAAAGAAATCACAAGCATTTCTGATGTAAGAGATGAATCAGATAAAGATGGTCTGAGAGTGGTTTTTGAGCTGAAACGCAACGAAATTCCAGACGTTACAATCAACCAGCTCTATAAGTTTACAGACCTTCAAGTAACTTTTGGTTGCAACATGCTTGCACTCGATAAGGGTCTTCCTCGTACAATGAACATCAAGCAGATGATTGTGGCTTGGATTGTGCACCGCATTGAAGTAATTAGAAGGCGCACACGCTTTGAGCTCAATAAAGCAGAAGCAAGAGCACATATATTAGAAGGGTTTTTAAGAGCCGTTCAGCACTTAGACTCTATTGTTCATCTTATTCGAGCAAGCGCTAATAAAGACGATGCAAAGCAAGAGCTAATTAAGAGATTTACCTTTTCTGAGCGCCAAGCAAATGCAATTCTTGAATTGCGTCTTTATCAGCTGACAAGTCTTGAGCAAGACAAAATTAACAATGAGTATCAAGATCTTTTACAAAAAATTGCCCATTACAAGGCTGTGCTTGCAAGTGAAGAGCTTGTACGTGGCATCATTAAGGAAGAGCTTCTTGAAATACAAAAGCATCATAAGTCGCAGCGCTTAACGCAAATTATTCCTGCAGAAGGGGAATTCCAAATGGAAGACCTAATCGCAGATGAAACCGTGATGATTACAATTTCTCAGGATGATTATATTAAGAGAATGCCAATAGATACTTTTAAAGAGCAGCGAAGAGGAGGCTCTGGCATCATAGGCTTTGATATCAAACGAGAAGATGATGCGCTCAAGGATCTCTATGTTGCAACAATGCATAATCATCTGTTGATTTTTACGACATTGGGAAGATGTTATTGGATTAAAGTATGGCAGATACCAGAAACTGGTAGACGCTCCAAAGGAAAGCCTATTATTAGCCTTCTTGAGGACATTAAACCAGAAGAGAAGATTGCAAAGATTTTATGCGTCAAAAGCTTCGATGAAGAGGGGTATATTTTGATGGCAACTCGCAGGGGAATTATCAAGAAAACAGAAATATCTGCTTTTAGTAATCCTCGTCGTAAGGGCATCTATGCAATCACCATTGATGAGGGTGATGAAGTCATTGCCGCAAGAATTGCTCACCCAGAAGAGCAGATCATGCTCTTTACTCATGATGGCATGGCTGTACGCTTTGATGAAGAGGAAATTCGCCCTATGGGAAGGACTGCAAGGGGAGTCATTGGTGTTCGTCTCAAGGATGAAAAGGATTATATTGTGGCATGCGAAGTTGTAAAGGGGACTGAATCTATATTGGTTGTTTGTGAAAAAGGCTTTGGAAAGAGATCGTCGGTAGAAGATTTTCGTCATACAAAGAGGGGCGGTGTAGGTGTTCGCTCTATTATCACAAGCGAGCGCAATGGTAAAGTGCTTGGTGCAATTAGTGTAAGCGATGCTGATGGCATTGTGATGATGTCTAAACTGGGTCAGACGATACGCATCAACATGAAGAGCTTGCGTGTTATGGGAAGAAATACACAAGGTGTAAAACTTGCAAATCTTGGTGCAAAAGACATTTTGTTTGCAGTACAAAAAGTAGAAGCCTCTCAAGATGATGACTCTGCAAGTATAGAATTTACAGAGATACCTGAAGTAGAAAACCTTGAAGAGGTTAGTGTAGATATAGAAGAAAACCTTCCTGAAATACCAGAAGAAGATGAAGAATAA